In Equus caballus isolate H_3958 breed thoroughbred chromosome 28, TB-T2T, whole genome shotgun sequence, the following proteins share a genomic window:
- the LOC100070905 gene encoding cytochrome P450 2D14 isoform X1 — protein MGLLAGETLGPLAVAVAIFLLLVDLMHRRQRWAPRYPPGPMPLPGLGNLLQVNLQDTLCCLTPLRRRFGDVFSLQLAWTPVVVLNGLAAIREALVHRGEDSSDRPRFPVMQHLGFGPHAEGVVFARYGHTWREQRRFSVSTLRNFGLGKKSLEQWVTQEASCLCAAFANQAGRPFNPDALLNKAVSNVIASLTFGRRFDYKDPRFLKLLDLTEDLLKEQSGFLPQVLNAIPMFLHIPGLVAKVFPGQRAFMAQLDELVAEHRITRDPAQPPRDLTDAFQDEVQKAKGNPESSFNDDNLRLVVADLFFAGMVTTSTTLAWALLLMILHPDVQRRVQQEIDEVIGQARRPEMGDQARMPFTMAVVHEVQRFADITPLGVPHMTSRDIEVQGFLIPKGTVFITNLSSVLKDETVWKKPFRFHPEHFLDAQGHFVKQEAFMPFSAGRRSCLGEPLARMELFLFFTCLLQRFSFSVPAGQPRPSDHGVFGAMVTPAPYQLCAEPR, from the exons ATGGGACTGCTGGCCGGGGAGACACTGGGGCCGCTGGCCGTGGCCGTGGCCATCTTCCTGCTCCTGGTGGACCTGATGCACCGGCGCCAACGCTGGGCCCCCCGCTACCCCCCAGGCCCCATGCCCCTGCCTGGGCTGGGCAACCTGCTGCAGGTGAACCTCCAGGACACGCTTTGCTGCTTAACTCCG CTGCGGCGCCGCTTCGGGGACGTGTTCAGCCTGCAGCTGGCCTGGACGCCCGTGGTCGTGCTCAACGGGCTGGCGGCCATTCGCGAGGCGCTGGTGCACCGCGGCGAGGACTCCTCCGACCGCCCACGTTTCCCGGTGATGCAGCACCTGGGCTTCGGGCCGCACGCGGAAg gggtggtcTTTGCCCGCTATGGGCACACCTGGCGGGAGCAGCGGCGCTTCTCCGTGTCCACCCTGCGCAACTTCGGCCTGGGCAAGAAGTCCCTGGAGCAGTGGGTGACCCAGGAGGCCTCGTGTCTCTGTGCCGCCTTCGCCAACCAGGCCG GACGGCCCTTTAACCCCGACGCCCTCCTGAATAAAGCGGTGAGCAACGTGATCGCCTCCCTGACCTTCGGGCGCCGCTTCGACTACAAGGACCCGCGCTTCCTTAAATTATTGGACCTAACAGAGGACTTACTGAAGGAACAGTCAGGCTTCCTGCCCCAG GTGCTGAACGCGATCCCCATGTTCCTGCACATTCCAGGGCTGGTCGCCAAGGTCTTTCCTGGGCAGAGGGCCTTCATGGCCCAGCTGGATGAGCTGGTTGCTGAGCACAGGATCACCCGGGACCCGGCCCAGCCTCCCCGAGACCTGACTGACGCCTTCCAGGACGAGGTGCAGAAG GCTAAGGGGAACCCTGAGAGCAGCTTCAATGATGACAACCTGCGCCTGGTGGTGGCTGACCTGTTCTTTGCCGGGATGGTGACGACCTCAACCACGCTGGCCTGGGCCCTCCTGCTCATGATCCTGCACCCGGATGTGCAGC GCCGTGTCCAACAGGAGATCGATGAGGTGATAGGGCAGGCGCGGCGACCAGAGATGGGGGACCAGGCCCGCATGCCCTTCACCATGGCCGTGGTCCACGAGGTTCAGCGCTTTGCGGACATCACCCCACTGGGTGTGCCCCACATGACATCCCGTGACATTGAAGTGCAGGGCTTCCTCATCCCCAAG GGGACCGTGTTCATCACCAACCTGTCATCGGTGCTGAAGGACGAGACCGTCTGGAAGAAGCCCTTCCGCTTCCACCCCGAGCACTTCCTGGACGCCCAGGGCCACTTCGTCAAGCAGGAGGCCTTCATGCCCTTCTCAGCAG GCCGCCGCTCATGCCTCGGGGAGCCCCTGGCCCGCATGgagctcttcctcttcttcacctGCCTCCTGCAGCGCTTCAGCTTCTCGGTGCCCGCTGGGCAGCCCCGCCCCAGCGACCACGGTGTCTTTGGCGCCATGGTAACCCCGGCCCCCTACCAGCTCTGCGCTGAGCCCCGCTAG
- the LOC100070905 gene encoding cytochrome P450 2D14 isoform X2, giving the protein MLGPMLPPGPMPLPGLGNLLQVDFQDTVCSFTRLRRRFGDVFSLQLAWTPVVVLNGLAAIREALVHRGEDSSDRPRFPVMQHLGFGPHAEGVVFARYGHTWREQRRFSVSTLRNFGLGKKSLEQWVTQEASCLCAAFANQAGRPFNPDALLNKAVSNVIASLTFGRRFDYKDPRFLKLLDLTEDLLKEQSGFLPQVLNAIPMFLHIPGLVAKVFPGQRAFMAQLDELVAEHRITRDPAQPPRDLTDAFQDEVQKAKGNPESSFNDDNLRLVVADLFFAGMVTTSTTLAWALLLMILHPDVQRRVQQEIDEVIGQARRPEMGDQARMPFTMAVVHEVQRFADITPLGVPHMTSRDIEVQGFLIPKGTVFITNLSSVLKDETVWKKPFRFHPEHFLDAQGHFVKQEAFMPFSAGRRSCLGEPLARMELFLFFTCLLQRFSFSVPAGQPRPSDHGVFGAMVTPAPYQLCAEPR; this is encoded by the exons ATGCTGGGCCCCATGCTACCCCCAGGCCCCATGCCCCTGCCTGGGCTGGGCAACCTGCTGCAGGTGGACTTCCAGGACACGGTTTGCAGCTTTACTCGG CTGCGGCGCCGCTTCGGGGACGTGTTCAGCCTGCAGCTGGCCTGGACGCCCGTGGTCGTGCTCAACGGGCTGGCGGCCATTCGCGAGGCGCTGGTGCACCGCGGCGAGGACTCCTCCGACCGCCCACGTTTCCCGGTGATGCAGCACCTGGGCTTCGGGCCGCACGCGGAAg gggtggtcTTTGCCCGCTATGGGCACACCTGGCGGGAGCAGCGGCGCTTCTCCGTGTCCACCCTGCGCAACTTCGGCCTGGGCAAGAAGTCCCTGGAGCAGTGGGTGACCCAGGAGGCCTCGTGTCTCTGTGCCGCCTTCGCCAACCAGGCCG GACGGCCCTTTAACCCCGACGCCCTCCTGAATAAAGCGGTGAGCAACGTGATCGCCTCCCTGACCTTCGGGCGCCGCTTCGACTACAAGGACCCGCGCTTCCTTAAATTATTGGACCTAACAGAGGACTTACTGAAGGAACAGTCAGGCTTCCTGCCCCAG GTGCTGAACGCGATCCCCATGTTCCTGCACATTCCAGGGCTGGTCGCCAAGGTCTTTCCTGGGCAGAGGGCCTTCATGGCCCAGCTGGATGAGCTGGTTGCTGAGCACAGGATCACCCGGGACCCGGCCCAGCCTCCCCGAGACCTGACTGACGCCTTCCAGGACGAGGTGCAGAAG GCTAAGGGGAACCCTGAGAGCAGCTTCAATGATGACAACCTGCGCCTGGTGGTGGCTGACCTGTTCTTTGCCGGGATGGTGACGACCTCAACCACGCTGGCCTGGGCCCTCCTGCTCATGATCCTGCACCCGGATGTGCAGC GCCGTGTCCAACAGGAGATCGATGAGGTGATAGGGCAGGCGCGGCGACCAGAGATGGGGGACCAGGCCCGCATGCCCTTCACCATGGCCGTGGTCCACGAGGTTCAGCGCTTTGCGGACATCACCCCACTGGGTGTGCCCCACATGACATCCCGTGACATTGAAGTGCAGGGCTTCCTCATCCCCAAG GGGACCGTGTTCATCACCAACCTGTCATCGGTGCTGAAGGACGAGACCGTCTGGAAGAAGCCCTTCCGCTTCCACCCCGAGCACTTCCTGGACGCCCAGGGCCACTTCGTCAAGCAGGAGGCCTTCATGCCCTTCTCAGCAG GCCGCCGCTCATGCCTCGGGGAGCCCCTGGCCCGCATGgagctcttcctcttcttcacctGCCTCCTGCAGCGCTTCAGCTTCTCGGTGCCCGCTGGGCAGCCCCGCCCCAGCGACCACGGTGTCTTTGGCGCCATGGTAACCCCGGCCCCCTACCAGCTCTGCGCTGAGCCCCGCTAG
- the LOC100070905 gene encoding cytochrome P450 2D14 isoform X3 encodes MGLLAGETLGPLAVAVAIFLLLVDLMHRRQRWAPRYPPGPMPLPGLGNLLQVNLQDTLCCLTPLRRRFGDVFSLQLAWTPVVVLNGLAAIREALVHRGEDSSDRPRFPVMQHLGFGPHAEGVVFARYGHTWREQRRFSVSTLRNFGLGKKSLEQWVTQEASCLCAAFANQAGLVAKVFPGQRAFMAQLDELVAEHRITRDPAQPPRDLTDAFQDEVQKAKGNPESSFNDDNLRLVVADLFFAGMVTTSTTLAWALLLMILHPDVQRRVQQEIDEVIGQARRPEMGDQARMPFTMAVVHEVQRFADITPLGVPHMTSRDIEVQGFLIPKGTVFITNLSSVLKDETVWKKPFRFHPEHFLDAQGHFVKQEAFMPFSAGRRSCLGEPLARMELFLFFTCLLQRFSFSVPAGQPRPSDHGVFGAMVTPAPYQLCAEPR; translated from the exons ATGGGACTGCTGGCCGGGGAGACACTGGGGCCGCTGGCCGTGGCCGTGGCCATCTTCCTGCTCCTGGTGGACCTGATGCACCGGCGCCAACGCTGGGCCCCCCGCTACCCCCCAGGCCCCATGCCCCTGCCTGGGCTGGGCAACCTGCTGCAGGTGAACCTCCAGGACACGCTTTGCTGCTTAACTCCG CTGCGGCGCCGCTTCGGGGACGTGTTCAGCCTGCAGCTGGCCTGGACGCCCGTGGTCGTGCTCAACGGGCTGGCGGCCATTCGCGAGGCGCTGGTGCACCGCGGCGAGGACTCCTCCGACCGCCCACGTTTCCCGGTGATGCAGCACCTGGGCTTCGGGCCGCACGCGGAAg gggtggtcTTTGCCCGCTATGGGCACACCTGGCGGGAGCAGCGGCGCTTCTCCGTGTCCACCCTGCGCAACTTCGGCCTGGGCAAGAAGTCCCTGGAGCAGTGGGTGACCCAGGAGGCCTCGTGTCTCTGTGCCGCCTTCGCCAACCAGGCCG GGCTGGTCGCCAAGGTCTTTCCTGGGCAGAGGGCCTTCATGGCCCAGCTGGATGAGCTGGTTGCTGAGCACAGGATCACCCGGGACCCGGCCCAGCCTCCCCGAGACCTGACTGACGCCTTCCAGGACGAGGTGCAGAAG GCTAAGGGGAACCCTGAGAGCAGCTTCAATGATGACAACCTGCGCCTGGTGGTGGCTGACCTGTTCTTTGCCGGGATGGTGACGACCTCAACCACGCTGGCCTGGGCCCTCCTGCTCATGATCCTGCACCCGGATGTGCAGC GCCGTGTCCAACAGGAGATCGATGAGGTGATAGGGCAGGCGCGGCGACCAGAGATGGGGGACCAGGCCCGCATGCCCTTCACCATGGCCGTGGTCCACGAGGTTCAGCGCTTTGCGGACATCACCCCACTGGGTGTGCCCCACATGACATCCCGTGACATTGAAGTGCAGGGCTTCCTCATCCCCAAG GGGACCGTGTTCATCACCAACCTGTCATCGGTGCTGAAGGACGAGACCGTCTGGAAGAAGCCCTTCCGCTTCCACCCCGAGCACTTCCTGGACGCCCAGGGCCACTTCGTCAAGCAGGAGGCCTTCATGCCCTTCTCAGCAG GCCGCCGCTCATGCCTCGGGGAGCCCCTGGCCCGCATGgagctcttcctcttcttcacctGCCTCCTGCAGCGCTTCAGCTTCTCGGTGCCCGCTGGGCAGCCCCGCCCCAGCGACCACGGTGTCTTTGGCGCCATGGTAACCCCGGCCCCCTACCAGCTCTGCGCTGAGCCCCGCTAG
- the LOC100070905 gene encoding cytochrome P450 2D14 isoform X4: protein MGLLAGETLGPLAVAVAIFLLLVDLMHRRQRWAPRYPPGPMPLPGLGNLLQVNLQDTLCCLTPLRRRFGDVFSLQLAWTPVVVLNGLAAIREALVHRGEDSSDRPRFPVMQHLGFGPHAEGVVFARYGHTWREQRRFSVSTLRNFGLGKKSLEQWVTQEASCLCAAFANQAGRPFNPDALLNKAVSNVIASLTFGRRFDYKDPRFLKLLDLTEDLLKEQSGFLPQVLNAIPMFLHIPGLVAKVFPGQRAFMAQLDELVAEHRITRDPAQPPRDLTDAFQDEVQKAKGNPESSFNDDNLRLVVADLFFAGMVTTSTTLAWALLLMILHPDVQRRVQQEIDEVIGQARRPEMGDQARMPFTMAVVHEVQRFADITPLGVPHMTSRDIEVQGFLIPKASPARGPCSSPTCHRC, encoded by the exons ATGGGACTGCTGGCCGGGGAGACACTGGGGCCGCTGGCCGTGGCCGTGGCCATCTTCCTGCTCCTGGTGGACCTGATGCACCGGCGCCAACGCTGGGCCCCCCGCTACCCCCCAGGCCCCATGCCCCTGCCTGGGCTGGGCAACCTGCTGCAGGTGAACCTCCAGGACACGCTTTGCTGCTTAACTCCG CTGCGGCGCCGCTTCGGGGACGTGTTCAGCCTGCAGCTGGCCTGGACGCCCGTGGTCGTGCTCAACGGGCTGGCGGCCATTCGCGAGGCGCTGGTGCACCGCGGCGAGGACTCCTCCGACCGCCCACGTTTCCCGGTGATGCAGCACCTGGGCTTCGGGCCGCACGCGGAAg gggtggtcTTTGCCCGCTATGGGCACACCTGGCGGGAGCAGCGGCGCTTCTCCGTGTCCACCCTGCGCAACTTCGGCCTGGGCAAGAAGTCCCTGGAGCAGTGGGTGACCCAGGAGGCCTCGTGTCTCTGTGCCGCCTTCGCCAACCAGGCCG GACGGCCCTTTAACCCCGACGCCCTCCTGAATAAAGCGGTGAGCAACGTGATCGCCTCCCTGACCTTCGGGCGCCGCTTCGACTACAAGGACCCGCGCTTCCTTAAATTATTGGACCTAACAGAGGACTTACTGAAGGAACAGTCAGGCTTCCTGCCCCAG GTGCTGAACGCGATCCCCATGTTCCTGCACATTCCAGGGCTGGTCGCCAAGGTCTTTCCTGGGCAGAGGGCCTTCATGGCCCAGCTGGATGAGCTGGTTGCTGAGCACAGGATCACCCGGGACCCGGCCCAGCCTCCCCGAGACCTGACTGACGCCTTCCAGGACGAGGTGCAGAAG GCTAAGGGGAACCCTGAGAGCAGCTTCAATGATGACAACCTGCGCCTGGTGGTGGCTGACCTGTTCTTTGCCGGGATGGTGACGACCTCAACCACGCTGGCCTGGGCCCTCCTGCTCATGATCCTGCACCCGGATGTGCAGC GCCGTGTCCAACAGGAGATCGATGAGGTGATAGGGCAGGCGCGGCGACCAGAGATGGGGGACCAGGCCCGCATGCCCTTCACCATGGCCGTGGTCCACGAGGTTCAGCGCTTTGCGGACATCACCCCACTGGGTGTGCCCCACATGACATCCCGTGACATTGAAGTGCAGGGCTTCCTCATCCCCAAG GCATCTCCTGCCAGGGGACCGTGTTCATCACCAACCTGTCATCGGTGCTGA